From Zea mays cultivar B73 chromosome 3, Zm-B73-REFERENCE-NAM-5.0, whole genome shotgun sequence:
taggtcagaggacacttgccttcaccaaccagctactGCTCAGGTTCTGTGCCTGCAACTTCGTCGGACTCCGCCAACGgatcgttatctatacgagttcagacatacattccacaatcttaacatagaaagaaacaatacaccatacaacaaAATATAACAAATAAATAGATGTGTGACACAGGGCTCGCATCCACGACTATGCGAGAAAGAAAATACAACGGTAGAGGTTACGGTCGGAAGATAATTACGTTAAGGAGTTATGGATTAAAATACTTGTCTAAACATAATTATATTACTTTAACAATCACACAATGCATAAATAAATTACGCTATACATCTTAATTAATATTAACAACTTTAGGTAAATTTAaaagatcgtcgcgcgacgaagcgcgcaacaCAATGCATAATTAAAACGGATCATCGCGCGACGCAACGTGACCCAAACTAAAATTAAATTGGATTGTCGCGTGACGAAGCTCGCGACAGCACACATGGATTAAACTGAAATTAAAACGAATCGTCGTGCGACGCTACgcgtgaattaaatatgaatttaaacgaatcgtcgtgcggcgaagcgcgcgatggCACACGCtaattaaactgaatttaaaatccAACGTCGTGCGGTGAAACGCGTGACGCAACACCCTACCTAAACTGGAattaaaacgaatcgtcgcgcgatgcAACGCACtaattaaactaaatttaaaacgaatcgtcgcgcgacgcaacacatgaATTAAACTGAATTTTAAAATTGAATTTAAACTAAATTTAAACATTACTACACGCGCTAGGGCTGCGTGCATGAGGCAGGGCTGCACGCGCCGAGGGCAGGGCCGCAGGCCGCGCGCCCATGCCAGGGCCACGAGCACCCGCGCCGGGGAGGGGGTTGCCAGGGAGGGGTTGCgcggagagagagggagggagaaaaggGAGAGAAGATAGGAGAGGGGAATCTCACCTCGGGGCTCGACGAACGGTAGCAACCGCTCATTGGGATCCAACCTAGGGAAAGGGGAGAGGTGGAGAGAGGTGGAAgatagggagagggaggttgctgcgcgggaaagagagagagaggggtgcATAGGGGAGGGGGTGAGGCCTGGGCGCGCGCCCAGAGCTGGGTTAGGTCGCGCCACGGGCCAGACTGAGCCGCGGGCTGGGCCGACTGCCCTCCACTCGCTCTCGCCTGCTTCTAATCGAGATTAATCCATGAATCGAAAACAGAAACTAGACGAACGTGCGATTAGGcacaacatcagacaaaataaatatgcttcggcatgatgcaacaacattatcgacttaggttttgtttacacgcaATACGGACACTAGTAtctatattgctttgaaaataGGAAGAAGGAGCataacaggaagagaaaagagaataCTGGTAgtatgggctgaaaagagatgtagTTGCACAGATATTGATTATGACTGATGAATAGTGATTATGAATGAATGATGAATAGTTCGTATGCacgaacgatgaacaatgaatagtggttatgaacgaatgatgaatgatgaatagtgattatgaacgaatgatgaatagtgattatgaatgaacgatgaatgaTAAATagttgaacgatgaatagtgattatgaatgaacaatgaatagtctgtatgaacgaatgatgaacgataaaTAATGATTATGAACGAACGTACCAACAataaatgatcgaacgaacgatcggaatttcgacatCATGACGGATGAACAATAATTTAATATGGACGAATgaatggacgaacgatcggatgaacgaacgaACTAAGAACAGTTGGACGAATGATCCTTTTGCTTGTAGTGTGCTCGGGTTGGAGTGGGAGTGAGTTGGTGGATTGCCATAAAATGGTTTGGGATGGCATGAGGGAGccacttgcccctctatttataggcaaggtgaGGGATTAGGGGGAGaaggcgaggattagtgggaggagtcGAGGATTAGTGGGATACAAGCATGTGATTAGacgtggataagtgatattagcttgtagagctcattgtatgacactggaggcgtaTGTATACGTGGGAAATTACTAATAAAGTATTTGTAGAGATTTTAAAAATGATTTCAAGGGTATTTCTCAAGAGAAAAATATTTGAATAATTAACGGTGATATATTTAGGCAGTACTTATGGAATGAATTTGAGGGGATtattggggaaatatttgtaggatattttgaggagagttttggagagaatatagacactATATTTTCTTTGTTGAGATCAACTTGCATACAAACTTTTTGAAATGCATTTTTAAATTTTATTTTGAATTTAGAACCAGTTCAAAAAAATCTATATTTAAATTTTTGGGTGCTACATTTGGCTACGTTTGTGCTTCTATAATCCAAGGATTTAGACTCAGTAGAACAAAAAGAGAATATATGAGATGTGATTTCAGCACTACACATAAGGAAGGTGTTAGATTATCTCAGCAGTTTACCCATCCCCATACTCATATTTAAACTCCACTCTGTGAACAGTGCAAACAGAGTGTTTTGGGTAAACTACGATTAATCTGCTGGAGACGGTCTTAGTTTGGAAGGTATTTTAGGATCAATGCTACAGACAAACAGgaatattgatgaagatgttaacCATAGAATGAAAGTGGGATGGATGTTGTGGCGTCAAACATCTAGAATTTTATATGACAAGAGGGTAGCATAAAAGCTAAAAGGCAAGTTTTATATCTTAGTGATCAGACCTGCTATGTTATATAGTGTAGAATGTTGGCCTGTAAAAAGATGACATATTCAGCAAATAAATGTTGTAATACATATGTTGTGTTGAATTTATGACCATACAAGAAAAGATCGAATTTGATATATGTGATCCTAATGGGGTCCTAAGACGCAATATTaatgagaaaagagaaagaagtcTGAAGTTGATATGGGAAGATATGATATAAAGAATCCTAAATAATAATGGATAGAAAATAACTAGGTTCCGGAATCATGTCTTGTGAGCTTTATTGAGTTTTTAACTTTGATGTACCCAGACTTACTTAGAATAAAaaagctttgttgttgttgtatgTAAGTGTCCCTATGTGACTTCATTTGTTAGAATCATTATTTGTTGCCTTTATTTCTTTTCCTGATTGATGCATATTCAGATATCGTTTTTTTATTGTGAATAAATTAGATATAAGAATTTgctatacaaatttgtattcttttTTTAAATATCGAGCTTGTAAAGATCAAAGATCATAAAATTGAGATGTGATTCAATTGCATCTTCGaatattttatttttttgttgtatgaagcaaataatacataaaacaatttatataaaattttattcttatttataataataagtttgataacacaagaaaagaTCAAGATTAAATTTAATATACATCTATTTAAAATACTGAATTTATTCTAACAATTTCGATATGCACTCTCACCCTTGCTTGGATATTCTTTTATGAAAATATGTTGAGCTTTTTTTAACAGTAAATTCGACTAACATTTTGCCAAAACCAAAACTCTGCAGCTTGACCGATTCTACCAAATGCCGAGGCCTGCATATAACGTACTATGATACAACAGGCCTAGACCAGCCAGGCTCTACCAACCAACACAACCTATAGGATGAAAATATATATCTTTGGAGAATGATAAGCTTGAGGGCTCTTTCTGTTCCTTGGTTATCATGGCAGTTACCCATTAAAAACCTATTGCATATGAACTGTTGCAACAACAGACCAGCGGAAGGTTCGAATTTTGTTTCATCATCTAATACGATCACAGCATGAATGACATAATTATAGGGATGGCTCATGCAATCCTTCTCAATTGCCAGTGTCATTATGCATGAGGATTAGGGCTACTTGGACTTAGttgatttctttttctttttttgccgCAATTCATCATTACTTGCGATATATGATTCAGCTATGACACTCTCCTGGGCCTCGTTCTTTCTAAATTCCTTCGCCTTTCTCTGCAAATAGGTAATATTTTTAGGATGATAAGTGAACATATTAATTGAAAATTCCCAATACTTCTGAACAAGTTAATAATAAAGCCATTGGTAAAATAAAGCACAAAACAACTGCAAGTTACCTTTAATGACTTCGCTATATCGGCTATCTCACTGTTGTCACTGGCATTCTTGTCAGATTTGGATGGACCTGCAGTGTTCTCCTGCAACAAATAACAAAACATGTTTTAATCATGAATGCGGGGAGAATCACAACAATACAGACTAGTTTGGGAGTCATAAAACTGGGGGGGATTGGAGTGGCTAGATTCCCcttcttattcaattttgaataagaagGAGAATCTAGCCCCTCCATTTCCCTCAGGTTTTATCGTTCCCAAACTAGTCCTACTAAGGGGAAGGTATTCTAACCTTTGGAGGAACAAATGCagcctctctttttcttttattttcttcagcTCTCCCAGATTGCTTGTCCAGCTTCTCTTGCCatttctttgctgatttctttTTGTCACTCATGAAATACTCACCGTTCTCAAGTTCAAGATCAATCTACAAAATACAGAATGATACACCAAACCAGAGCACAGTATGTAAAATAACATCAAACAATATAGGCACCTTCAACTACTACACTCGTGCAAACAAAGACAGTTAAGTGGCTGACACCAAATTCAAGTAGCATACCAGACAGAGCACTGCTCTTATATAAAGAAAAAATATGGATGGATTATTTGTGTGCATGAACAGCTAAACATAAGCTTAAGCTACAGGTGGATTTATAATTTTAACCTTACCTTGCTAGGCTGTTGAGGCGGTGGAAAGGGTGTGTACGGTTTCTTCTCCTTAGTTTGAGGCTTCTTCTGCTTGACATTCTTCCTGGAAAATAAAAAAGGTGTTAATCAGATAAACACAATGTACAAGATGCTAAAACTCTAATAGAAATATGATGTGCGCCCTTACTTCTTGAACTTCGGGAGAAATCTGTCCCAATTTTCATTGGCTAGAGCAGGATTTTTTGCTAGCTCACGTTTGATTAGTAGTTCCTATATAGTTAAACAGTAACCAATAAACACCCAATAATCCATTTCTTGTAAACATCCCCTCAAAATAACATCAATGAAGGGTGAAACCAATCACCTTGATGTGGTACACTGGATGCTTTACATTCTTCATGCAATCCTCTACAATCCTTCTCACTTGTTTCAGTCCCCTTCCCCTATAGTTGCCCATGGCTGCAACAGTATTTCCCTTTCATTGGGAAAGACAACAGCAATAATAAATATTGTCAAAAGGGAGGAAATTTAAAATGTAGGTATAAAGGTAAAAAATTATGAAAACCTGCACTAAGATGTAGCAGCCAGTCAAAATCTCAATAGCCTGTAGAACATGAATAATGTATAAGCAACAAAGGGGTCTATGATTATTCTGAGTTTACGGCACTAAAGGAGGCAACCATAGTGATGACAACAATTTTTACCTTGAGTGTAGACAAGTTAGGGCCTAAAAGCCGTTCCCTCCTTTTAACAAACCGCTCCTACAGATAGCATTATAGTTTCATAAGGATGAGTAAAGTTCAAACAGTGAGGAAGGGCACTAAATCTCTAATTACATTCAGCATATTTTCATATGATCAGTTGGTAAGTCCTGTTACAAACTTTGATATATTAACAGCACAATAACTAAGAACAAAGAATATAGAATAATGAATAATACCAACAAAAAAACATGGAATGTAGGTTGCCAAATAAATGTCTACAGACATATGAAGGCAACAGCCAACGGAGTATCGTACAGATAACTATATATTACAGAAAGGTTTGTGACTATATGTTTACCTAGAACTACAAAATCCAGCTGAGTGTGGGATAAAAAACCCTGGGCCTAGGAAACAGAGAAAATATAGAACTATATAGCATAACCAAACATCTCAGCAGTCAGGAGAAAAAATTAATCAAAATATTACCAACTTAGTACTATCATTACAAAATGAAATGACAAAAATAACATTTCAAATTTGAACAGCGCCTTGGAAAATAACAAATAATGGCCTAAAACTTTTTCAGGTCCGTTATTTTACCTATCGGACTATACAAATTACAAGAATGGTCTTTGCACAAAAGAATATATCATAGCACAGAGAGAAGCACCTCATGACAAGTCTAATCTTCAAAAGAGATCTGAAATCAAACTTGAGCAATGAAAAGGTGTCCTTACCTTATTTCTCACAAGACCACCAATCTTAATAATATCGCAGTTCATCTCATCATCAAGAATTTTGATTGCCTGCAAAAATAAGCACTAGTAAGCCCTCGACAAACTGTAGACTAAATCTCAATCCACTCGGAACGCGAAGCCGCCACCTCAAAGTGCAAAAACATGATCCACGCAGTACCTTGATACCTGAATACACAAAGGGTCATACGTAATACCTGAGGTGCAGGGACGCTCCTGGACAAAAGCTTAATTAGTTCCCTGGCCTTGATAATAGCGAAGGGATCCCTTGTCTTTCTGGTCGTCGACACAGTCATGGATCCCTCCACCTACACACACCGAGAGAGAGGCTTCAGAGCATTTGTTTACCACATAACAATATCGCCAGTCAATAGCAATAAGAAAAGGTTAATCACTCATCAAGTACCAAATTGAGCTCGCACGAGATCCCGTACTCCTTCAATGCGCCCTTCACGACCGGCCACGCCTCCTGTAGGTACTTCTCTGCACTCAAACCAACAAGTAATGCATCACGAATTCGGCTCGAATAAAGTCAAATCGCATGCGTTCCATCGCCAAAGTCACGGCAGGCAGGACGAGCTCAGGAAAAGATGCTTGCCTCGGTACTGGGGAAAGAGGGTGGAGAAGGAGCTGACTTCGAGCATGCCGCCCTCGTTCCAGGCAGGGTCGAACTTGTCGATCTTCCAGCGGTCGATGTTGGGGTCCTCGTCCCACGGCTTGGGCTTGTCGTGCTTCCCCTTCCGCCGCCAGTTCTTTCCCTCTGCCGGCGCAGCAGCAGCGTTCGCTTCGTCCTCCGACATGGCTGAGAAGAAAGAGGGGCTGTTGTCTGCTGGGCCTTCGAGGAACTGGAGAAGGAAGAGGAGGCGATGAGATTAGGGTTAAGGCTGCCGCCGGCAGGGAGAATAGGTGGGTGGGGCCATGGGGCGACTCCGACTGGGAGATGCCTTTGGGTTTGGGGTTTTCGAGTGCGCTGCGCTGCGCTGCGTGCGCATCATTATGTTTTGGGCTTGGTGGGCTTTGGCGGCGCTTTTACGATGAGGCCGCCACTGCGAAGCCCGATGGTGAATCGGACAGGCACCCCACAGCCCAGCGTATGGACAAGGATCTGTCATGGAGATTTTTGATTAGTTATGAGTTGAAATAAATTGCTTTGATAAAATAACGTG
This genomic window contains:
- the LOC107521945 gene encoding KRR1 small subunit processome component homolog-like gives rise to the protein MSEDEANAAAAPAEGKNWRRKGKHDKPKPWDEDPNIDRWKIDKFDPAWNEGGMLEVSSFSTLFPQYREKYLQEAWPVVKGALKEYGISCELNLVEGSMTVSTTRKTRDPFAIIKARELIKLLSRSVPAPQAIKILDDEMNCDIIKIGGLVRNKERFVKRRERLLGPNLSTLKAIEILTGCYILVQGNTVAAMGNYRGRGLKQVRRIVEDCMKNVKHPVYHIKELLIKRELAKNPALANENWDRFLPKFKKKNVKQKKPQTKEKKPYTPFPPPQQPSKIDLELENGEYFMSDKKKSAKKWQEKLDKQSGRAEENKRKREAAFVPPKENTAGPSKSDKNASDNSEIADIAKSLKRKAKEFRKNEAQESVIAESYIASNDELRQKKKKKSTKSK